One genomic region from Chloroherpetonaceae bacterium encodes:
- a CDS encoding roadblock/LC7 domain-containing protein, translating to MAEISDLLASLIKVDGVKAAALIGKDGFVIDHKSRNGNVDIETVGAIVIGGLHSSETIGEELRVGKIEQSMVEYENGIIFSRVFSDGNVVLTVIAEENVLLGNIRYQVSKFVPEFQKQL from the coding sequence ATGGCGGAAATCTCCGATTTATTGGCATCTCTAATTAAAGTGGACGGGGTTAAAGCGGCTGCACTAATTGGAAAAGATGGCTTTGTTATTGATCATAAATCGCGCAACGGAAATGTTGATATTGAAACAGTAGGCGCTATTGTTATTGGTGGACTTCACAGTTCTGAAACAATTGGAGAGGAACTTCGCGTGGGAAAAATTGAACAGAGTATGGTTGAATATGAAAATGGTATTATTTTTTCACGTGTGTTTTCTGACGGAAATGTAGTTTTAACAGTCATTGCCGAAGAAAATGTGCTTTTAGGGAATATCCGGTATCAGGTATCAAAATTTGTTCCCGAATTTCAAAAACAACTTTAA
- a CDS encoding roadblock/LC7 domain-containing protein, producing the protein MSFPGKDEFRKVVLTDNQLNAAEKVLKEFAVKTGSSAVMLGDMTGQVLAKHGGLLDRDLEIFSVLAASNFAATAEMARQIGEKSSFEILFHEGEQRSIYLLSLNEKYILEIIFKSNIPPGTIRIYAKKAKEKLLEVIASEEVEIDLSNIFDDNFSSLLDEQLTKTLGGDK; encoded by the coding sequence ATGAGTTTTCCGGGAAAAGACGAATTTAGAAAGGTTGTTCTTACCGACAATCAATTGAATGCAGCTGAAAAAGTTCTTAAAGAATTTGCTGTTAAAACAGGTTCTTCCGCAGTGATGCTAGGCGACATGACGGGTCAAGTCCTTGCAAAACACGGCGGTTTACTTGATAGAGATTTGGAAATTTTCAGTGTTTTAGCTGCTTCCAATTTCGCTGCAACTGCTGAAATGGCAAGGCAAATTGGAGAGAAGAGTTCCTTTGAGATTCTTTTTCATGAGGGCGAACAAAGAAGCATCTATCTTTTAAGTTTGAATGAAAAGTATATCCTTGAAATCATCTTCAAATCGAACATACCTCCGGGTACGATTCGTATTTACGCTAAAAAAGCTAAGGAAAAGCTTCTCGAAGTTATAGCATCCGAGGAAGTAGAAATCGACCTATCAAATATCTTTGATGATAACTTCAGCAGCCTTCTTGATGAGCAGCTCACCAAAACTTTAGGTGGAGATAAATAA
- the cysK gene encoding cysteine synthase A, translating to MKANSVLELIGNTPHVKINRLFENGYSVWMKLEKSNPGGSIKDRIALAMIEDAEAKGLLKHDTVIIEPTSGNTGIGLAMVAAVKGYKLLLVMPESMTIERRRLMAAYGATFELTPREKGMKGAIEKAKELIASHPNAWMPMQFDNQANTEIHIKTTAEEILADFPEGIDYLITGVGTGGHITGCAEVLKKNFPNLKVFAVEPAASPVLSGGSPGPHPIQGIGAGFIPSILNTQILDGVIQITKEEAYTFAVRAAKEEGIFLGVSSGASLAAVAKKLPEIDKGKTILTFNYDTGERYLSVEGLFTA from the coding sequence ATGAAAGCAAATTCAGTGCTTGAGCTGATTGGCAATACGCCACATGTAAAAATTAATCGACTCTTCGAAAACGGTTATTCTGTTTGGATGAAGCTCGAAAAATCGAATCCGGGCGGAAGTATCAAAGATCGCATTGCGCTTGCGATGATTGAAGATGCTGAAGCAAAGGGTTTACTGAAACACGATACAGTCATCATTGAACCAACTTCGGGCAATACCGGAATTGGGCTCGCAATGGTTGCAGCTGTTAAAGGATATAAGTTATTACTCGTTATGCCTGAATCAATGACCATCGAACGACGCCGATTAATGGCAGCATACGGAGCAACTTTTGAATTAACTCCAAGAGAAAAGGGAATGAAGGGCGCAATCGAAAAAGCGAAGGAACTGATTGCTTCTCACCCAAATGCGTGGATGCCGATGCAATTTGATAATCAGGCCAATACTGAAATTCATATCAAAACAACGGCAGAAGAAATATTAGCCGATTTTCCTGAAGGGATTGATTATCTCATTACAGGAGTCGGAACGGGAGGTCATATAACAGGATGTGCGGAGGTTCTCAAGAAAAATTTCCCAAACTTAAAGGTATTCGCAGTAGAGCCTGCTGCGTCGCCGGTGTTGAGTGGCGGCTCGCCCGGTCCGCATCCGATTCAAGGAATCGGTGCAGGTTTTATCCCATCAATTTTGAATACACAAATACTTGATGGAGTCATCCAAATAACAAAGGAGGAGGCTTATACTTTCGCTGTTCGTGCTGCAAAAGAGGAAGGCATTTTTCTAGGAGTTTCATCCGGTGCTTCTTTAGCGGCGGTCGCAAAAAAGCTTCCCGAAATCGATAAAGGTAAAACCATTCTTACATTCAATTATGATACAGGAGAAAGATATCTTTCAGTAGAGGGGTTGTTTACTGCATAA
- a CDS encoding Do family serine endopeptidase — protein sequence MMNRKTLFASIGLLFIGVIIGIVFVSGLHWSSEASAQQANSVPQLGNGTYKPTESMQLLKSFNQAFIDVAKVVRPTVVSISVKSEMASKSMPKDQFHNFDGQENEEGEEKEPQSPDLFRFFFPPRGERNMPKMSSGSGVIISSDGYIITNNHVVQDAEKNGEIKVMLDDKREFPAKLIGRDPLTDIAVIKIESKDLPVISFGDSETVQVGEWVVAVGNPLQLNSTVTAGIVSAIGRNLQLMRDAYSVENFIQTDAAINPGNSGGALVNLEGKLIGINTAIASQTGFNAGYGFAVPINLARSVVEDLIRYGKISRGYLGVQISSIDAVTAKAVGLDLPEGAMIQSVLEDGAAKRAGLESGDVILSVDGKKVKEPNDLQAFVARKHPDETVVVKVWRDKKEREFKVKLQARKEETTIASTSPSAPLRHEQLGIEVRELTSEEKKQYDADYGVMVKSVKPFGLAAMRGLQNADVILEVGKKRIKNVSDFKDAMNELKNEAATLIRVRKPDKTTRFIAIEVASK from the coding sequence ATGATGAATCGAAAAACGCTTTTTGCATCTATTGGACTCCTATTTATTGGGGTAATTATAGGTATCGTGTTTGTTTCAGGGCTTCATTGGTCGAGTGAAGCCTCGGCACAGCAAGCAAATTCAGTTCCACAGTTAGGGAATGGGACTTACAAGCCCACTGAATCGATGCAGTTGCTCAAGTCATTTAATCAAGCTTTTATTGATGTCGCAAAGGTTGTTCGTCCTACTGTTGTCAGCATCAGTGTTAAGTCTGAAATGGCTTCAAAGAGCATGCCTAAAGATCAATTTCACAATTTTGACGGACAAGAGAACGAAGAAGGAGAAGAAAAAGAGCCGCAATCGCCAGACTTATTCCGGTTCTTTTTTCCTCCCAGAGGCGAACGGAATATGCCCAAAATGTCCAGCGGCTCAGGTGTGATTATCAGTTCAGACGGATATATCATTACCAATAATCATGTCGTTCAGGATGCAGAGAAAAATGGCGAAATCAAAGTGATGTTGGATGATAAGCGTGAGTTCCCTGCTAAATTAATTGGCCGTGATCCGCTCACTGATATCGCAGTAATAAAAATTGAAAGTAAAGATCTCCCGGTGATTTCGTTTGGCGATTCAGAAACCGTTCAAGTAGGCGAGTGGGTAGTTGCTGTTGGCAATCCGCTCCAACTCAATTCGACTGTGACAGCTGGAATTGTAAGCGCAATTGGAAGAAACCTTCAGCTGATGCGAGATGCTTACAGTGTTGAGAATTTTATCCAAACCGATGCCGCCATTAATCCCGGAAATTCTGGAGGGGCTTTGGTGAATTTAGAAGGAAAACTGATTGGGATTAATACAGCGATTGCCTCTCAAACAGGCTTTAATGCAGGATACGGATTTGCAGTTCCGATAAATTTAGCGCGCTCTGTAGTTGAAGATTTAATTCGATACGGAAAAATTTCTCGTGGTTACTTGGGTGTTCAGATTTCTTCAATTGACGCGGTAACGGCTAAAGCGGTTGGTCTTGATTTACCTGAGGGTGCAATGATTCAATCTGTTTTGGAAGACGGTGCGGCAAAACGAGCCGGCTTAGAATCGGGCGATGTCATTTTGAGTGTCGATGGAAAGAAAGTGAAAGAGCCTAACGATTTACAGGCTTTTGTTGCGCGCAAACACCCCGATGAAACCGTGGTGGTTAAAGTTTGGAGAGATAAAAAAGAACGCGAATTCAAAGTAAAACTTCAAGCGAGAAAAGAGGAAACAACAATTGCAAGTACCTCACCTTCGGCACCGCTTCGACATGAACAGCTTGGTATCGAAGTTCGGGAACTGACTAGTGAAGAAAAGAAACAGTATGATGCTGACTATGGCGTGATGGTAAAGAGCGTAAAACCCTTTGGCCTAGCGGCAATGAGAGGTTTACAAAATGCCGATGTTATTCTTGAAGTAGGGAAAAAGCGGATAAAGAATGTCTCTGATTTTAAGGATGCAATGAATGAATTAAAGAATGAAGCCGCAACGCTCATTCGAGTTAGAAAGCCGGATAAAACGACCCGTTTTATTGCAATAGAAGTGGCTTCAAAATAA
- a CDS encoding serine acetyltransferase, which produces MNDNKSKSVAESIFSTRSEFRDIYPLKEMSVNLIQKLISLFFPHHTTIRFTQIAEVDVFLDEISANLIQILISLGEESREKRNAITKNFIDFLPNIYQTLLLDAEFIFQGDPAAKHLDDVILTYPGFGAITMYRLAHSLCMLGVPTVPRVITEYAHQQTGIDIHPGAKIGKPFFIDHGTGTVIGETCEIGNFVKLYQGVTLGALSVEKKLSTTKRHPTIQDRVIIYSGATILGGETVIGHDSVIGGNVWLTSSINPFMVVYHKSDIQIRNIKEKENVIDFSI; this is translated from the coding sequence ATGAATGATAACAAAAGTAAATCGGTTGCAGAATCCATCTTTTCAACGCGTTCTGAGTTTAGAGACATCTACCCGCTTAAAGAAATGTCGGTGAATCTGATTCAAAAATTGATTTCGCTTTTCTTCCCGCACCACACCACAATTCGATTTACTCAAATTGCGGAAGTCGATGTTTTCTTAGATGAGATTAGTGCCAATTTGATTCAAATATTGATTTCACTTGGAGAAGAAAGCAGAGAAAAAAGAAACGCAATTACCAAGAATTTTATCGACTTCTTGCCAAACATTTATCAAACCCTTCTTCTCGATGCAGAGTTTATCTTTCAAGGAGATCCGGCTGCAAAACATCTTGATGATGTGATTTTAACTTATCCCGGATTTGGCGCAATCACAATGTATCGATTAGCCCATTCACTCTGTATGCTTGGCGTTCCAACCGTTCCTCGTGTTATAACAGAATATGCTCATCAACAAACAGGGATTGATATTCATCCGGGCGCTAAAATCGGTAAGCCCTTTTTTATTGATCACGGAACTGGTACCGTAATCGGCGAAACTTGCGAAATCGGTAACTTTGTAAAATTATACCAAGGTGTAACTTTAGGCGCATTAAGCGTAGAAAAGAAACTTTCAACGACAAAGCGGCACCCGACAATACAAGACCGCGTGATAATCTATTCAGGAGCAACGATTTTAGGGGGTGAAACGGTTATAGGTCATGATAGTGTTATTGGTGGAAATGTTTGGTTAACTTCAAGCATTAACCCGTTTATGGTTGTTTATCACAAAAGCGATATTCAAATCAGAAATATCAAAGAAAAGGAAAATGTTATTGATTTCTCCATCTAA
- a CDS encoding TAT-variant-translocated molybdopterin oxidoreductase — translation MKRIPELRELLNELDETSSPKKKYWRSLEQYADTPEFKEYLASEFPDGISDLKDPISRRKFLSIMGASIALAGLASCRRPVEKIVPYVKPPEEITPGIAQQYATVMPFGLTAYGLLVTSHEGRPTKIEGNKYHPSSLGGTNFFMQAEILSLYDPDRSQKILKNGNESSWAEFSDYWSNQSISFRSTQGEGLILVAMPFSSPTMARLLSEFKSIYPKAKIISYEAVCDENSLEGLKLATGSLEPLQPVYSLRQAKVILSLDSDFCQKESESVSLSRGFIDGRRVESQNDEMNRLYVVESSFSITGGMADHRLKLRPSEIGAFTAALILELTKQGLSIPISEALSSYSSHSFDQKWISSLAKDLLANKGNSVVIAGREQNKLVHALTAAINIALENNGKTVKYIPIADALTPECSGLEELSTLIESGKVETVLLFGTNPAYDAPQNLRLKELLKKVNHTVHCGYYNDETASISKWHLPIAHFLEMWGDARSADGTLGIIQPLIEPLYGSKTTVELLNFFTKVELRSGYELVRDTWKSKFPEDFENQWRRTLHDGILQNSSLMPLAVAAANENLTAALQAQSLRPIDASASSLEISFKPSTTLYDGRYSNNAWLQELPDPVTKITWDNAALISEKTAQDLGIRTVYSLSDYQKREMIRISFQGEELDIPVWVTPGHADNTITLSLGYGRSEVGRVSEGVGFNSYLLRRSDALNFGYGAKVTKLGSTYLLASTQHEGDMHDRPVVIESTLDDYRKNPSFVEEAQIKAPKVQLWEKPYKHDEGYQWGMVIDLNACTGCNACAIACQSENNIPVVGKEQVSRTRQMHWIRIDRYFSGDVENPQMVTQPVGCQHCENAPCESVCPVAATVHDEEGLNSMVYNRCVGTRYCANNCPYKVRRFNYFNYATDSQVWGGEMPELVKMAQNPEVTVRFRGVMEKCTYCTQRIETAKINAKNNARSLVDGEVVTACQQACPTQAIVFGNINDATSKVAQLKQLNREYKMLAEINVKPRTSYLAKLRNPNPELEKATV, via the coding sequence ATGAAGCGAATTCCAGAATTAAGAGAATTACTAAACGAACTGGACGAAACCTCATCCCCTAAGAAAAAATATTGGCGAAGTTTAGAGCAATATGCAGATACGCCCGAGTTTAAGGAGTATTTGGCAAGTGAATTCCCGGATGGAATTTCAGATTTGAAAGATCCTATTTCAAGAAGAAAATTCCTTTCAATAATGGGGGCATCGATTGCCCTCGCAGGTCTTGCTTCATGCCGAAGACCTGTTGAAAAGATTGTGCCTTATGTTAAACCGCCTGAGGAAATTACTCCCGGAATAGCACAGCAATACGCCACCGTAATGCCATTTGGACTTACTGCCTATGGGCTTTTGGTTACTAGTCATGAAGGCAGGCCAACTAAGATTGAAGGAAATAAATATCATCCCTCATCACTTGGAGGTACCAATTTTTTCATGCAAGCCGAAATACTTTCTCTCTATGATCCAGATCGCTCACAGAAGATCTTGAAGAATGGAAATGAAAGCTCTTGGGCTGAATTTTCGGATTATTGGAGCAACCAATCAATTTCGTTCCGCTCAACACAAGGCGAAGGGCTGATTTTGGTCGCGATGCCATTTTCTTCGCCGACTATGGCAAGATTATTAAGCGAATTCAAATCGATTTACCCAAAAGCGAAAATTATTTCATACGAAGCCGTTTGCGACGAAAATTCTTTGGAAGGATTAAAACTTGCAACCGGTAGTCTTGAGCCATTGCAACCTGTGTATTCGCTTCGTCAGGCAAAAGTCATTCTTTCACTAGATTCTGATTTTTGCCAAAAGGAATCAGAAAGTGTTTCATTATCAAGAGGATTTATTGACGGAAGAAGGGTTGAATCGCAAAACGATGAGATGAACCGACTTTATGTTGTGGAGAGTAGCTTCAGCATTACTGGCGGAATGGCAGATCATCGATTAAAGTTACGACCGTCTGAAATAGGTGCATTTACAGCAGCATTAATATTAGAATTAACTAAGCAGGGATTGTCGATCCCAATTTCAGAGGCACTTAGTTCTTACTCGAGTCACTCATTTGATCAAAAGTGGATTTCTTCACTTGCGAAAGATCTTTTAGCAAATAAAGGAAATTCTGTTGTTATTGCCGGAAGAGAACAAAACAAACTCGTTCATGCATTAACTGCTGCAATCAATATTGCTCTTGAAAACAATGGGAAAACAGTTAAGTACATCCCTATCGCGGATGCTCTTACCCCCGAATGTTCAGGTTTAGAAGAACTTTCCACCCTGATTGAATCGGGAAAAGTTGAAACTGTTCTCCTATTTGGTACTAACCCTGCATATGATGCTCCTCAAAACCTACGGTTGAAAGAATTACTGAAGAAAGTTAATCACACTGTTCATTGCGGTTATTATAACGACGAAACCGCATCCATTTCAAAATGGCACTTGCCGATAGCCCATTTCCTTGAAATGTGGGGTGATGCTCGTTCAGCCGATGGAACGCTGGGAATTATTCAGCCTTTGATCGAGCCACTTTACGGTTCAAAAACCACGGTAGAACTCTTAAACTTTTTCACGAAAGTTGAATTAAGAAGCGGATACGAATTGGTTCGAGATACTTGGAAATCAAAATTTCCGGAAGATTTTGAAAATCAGTGGCGCAGAACGCTTCACGATGGTATTCTTCAAAATTCTTCTCTTATGCCTCTTGCAGTGGCAGCTGCTAATGAAAATCTAACAGCAGCTCTTCAAGCTCAGTCTTTAAGGCCAATCGATGCGTCGGCTTCTTCGTTAGAAATCTCGTTTAAGCCTTCAACAACGCTTTATGATGGTCGATATTCAAATAACGCGTGGCTTCAAGAACTTCCTGATCCAGTTACAAAAATTACTTGGGATAATGCCGCATTGATAAGCGAAAAAACGGCGCAGGACCTTGGAATTAGGACTGTTTATTCACTTTCGGACTATCAAAAAAGAGAAATGATTCGCATTTCTTTTCAAGGCGAAGAGTTAGATATTCCGGTTTGGGTTACCCCCGGTCATGCAGATAATACAATAACGCTTTCTTTGGGATATGGGCGCAGCGAAGTTGGCCGAGTATCAGAAGGCGTGGGCTTTAATTCTTATTTACTTCGCCGTTCAGATGCATTGAATTTTGGCTATGGGGCGAAGGTCACGAAACTGGGTTCTACTTATCTCTTGGCTTCGACTCAACATGAAGGAGATATGCATGATCGTCCGGTCGTAATCGAATCCACCTTAGATGATTATCGGAAAAATCCATCATTTGTTGAAGAGGCGCAAATTAAAGCACCAAAAGTGCAGCTTTGGGAAAAGCCTTACAAACATGACGAGGGGTATCAATGGGGAATGGTCATTGATCTTAATGCATGCACGGGATGCAATGCCTGCGCGATCGCATGCCAAAGCGAGAATAATATTCCCGTTGTTGGTAAGGAACAAGTTTCACGCACACGACAAATGCACTGGATAAGAATTGACCGTTACTTCTCCGGTGATGTAGAAAATCCACAAATGGTTACACAACCAGTTGGGTGTCAACATTGTGAAAATGCACCTTGCGAATCAGTTTGTCCGGTTGCGGCGACAGTACATGATGAGGAAGGGTTGAATTCAATGGTCTATAACCGCTGTGTTGGTACTCGGTATTGTGCAAACAATTGTCCTTACAAAGTTCGACGGTTCAATTATTTCAATTACGCCACTGATAGTCAAGTTTGGGGCGGTGAAATGCCTGAACTTGTTAAAATGGCACAAAATCCCGAGGTAACCGTGCGATTTAGAGGCGTAATGGAAAAATGTACTTATTGCACACAAAGAATTGAAACTGCAAAAATTAATGCAAAAAATAACGCAAGATCATTGGTTGATGGGGAAGTCGTCACGGCTTGCCAACAAGCCTGCCCGACTCAAGCGATTGTTTTTGGAAACATAAACGATGCAACGAGTAAAGTTGCTCAACTAAAGCAATTGAACCGTGAATATAAAATGCTTGCTGAGATTAATGTTAAGCCACGAACATCTTACTTAGCAAAGCTCAGGAATCCAAATCCAGAACTTGAAAAAGCAACTGTATAA
- the nrfD gene encoding NrfD/PsrC family molybdoenzyme membrane anchor subunit, translating to MAVLSPDFIDETKSGIHKNPLVLGNPTFQSLTQDVCEVTEKRPPVAWYIAFFISASLAIMYFVVIGYLVTKGIGIWGNNTTVGWAWDITNFVWWVGIGHAGTLISAVLFLFRQKWRTSINRFSEAMTIFAVICAGMFPVIHMGRPWLIHWFLPLPNQMAMWPNFRSPLEWDVFAISTYLTVSILFWYVGLIPDLATMRDRAKAGIRKYLLGFFALGWRGGNRQWRHYERAYLILAALSTPLVLSVHTIVSFDFATSVIPGWHTTIFPPYFVAGAIFSGFAMVITLAVMAILVYPKIGNIITLRHFDYMNRVILVTGMMVGYAYGCEFFVAWYSGNGYESTTFILRATGPYAWAYWSMIFCNVVVPQIFWFEKMRTNVAVSFVASIFVNIGMWFERFVITVTSLSQDYLPSSWKYYTPTIFDIACYVGSIGLFMMLFLLFLRYMPMVAIAEIKGVLPEADPHAYPHNGHNGHAHHHEEKHEAPTPELVTKNGGH from the coding sequence ATGGCAGTATTATCACCAGACTTTATCGATGAAACAAAAAGTGGGATTCATAAAAACCCGTTGGTTTTAGGAAATCCGACATTTCAAAGTCTGACGCAAGATGTTTGCGAAGTTACAGAAAAGCGACCTCCTGTTGCTTGGTACATCGCCTTTTTCATCTCAGCGTCTCTTGCAATCATGTACTTTGTTGTGATTGGGTATTTGGTAACCAAAGGGATTGGAATTTGGGGTAACAATACAACTGTTGGGTGGGCTTGGGATATTACGAACTTCGTTTGGTGGGTTGGTATCGGTCATGCTGGAACCTTGATTTCAGCAGTGCTTTTTCTTTTTAGACAAAAATGGCGAACATCGATTAACCGTTTTTCCGAAGCGATGACCATCTTCGCGGTTATTTGTGCTGGTATGTTTCCTGTGATTCATATGGGTCGCCCTTGGTTAATACACTGGTTTTTACCATTACCGAATCAAATGGCAATGTGGCCGAATTTCCGTTCACCTCTTGAGTGGGATGTGTTTGCAATTTCAACCTATTTGACGGTTTCCATATTGTTTTGGTATGTCGGTCTTATTCCTGATTTAGCAACAATGAGAGATCGTGCTAAGGCAGGAATTCGCAAATATCTTCTTGGCTTTTTCGCTCTTGGTTGGCGTGGTGGAAATCGGCAATGGCGTCATTACGAACGCGCTTACCTGATTTTGGCCGCTCTTTCAACACCTCTCGTGCTTTCAGTCCACACTATCGTTTCATTTGACTTTGCCACATCGGTAATTCCGGGATGGCATACAACCATTTTCCCGCCTTACTTCGTTGCCGGTGCCATTTTTTCCGGTTTTGCGATGGTTATTACGCTTGCTGTTATGGCTATACTTGTTTATCCGAAAATTGGAAATATTATCACCCTACGCCATTTCGATTATATGAATCGGGTTATTCTTGTCACAGGGATGATGGTTGGATATGCGTATGGATGTGAGTTTTTTGTTGCGTGGTATAGTGGCAATGGTTACGAATCAACCACATTTATTCTTCGTGCAACAGGGCCTTATGCGTGGGCATATTGGTCAATGATTTTCTGCAATGTGGTTGTCCCTCAAATTTTTTGGTTTGAGAAAATGAGAACCAACGTAGCCGTCAGTTTTGTGGCATCGATATTTGTAAACATCGGAATGTGGTTTGAACGATTTGTAATTACAGTAACCTCGCTTTCGCAAGATTATCTTCCATCAAGTTGGAAGTACTATACCCCAACGATATTCGATATTGCTTGTTATGTAGGTTCGATTGGTCTTTTTATGATGCTCTTTTTGCTTTTTTTGAGATATATGCCGATGGTTGCTATTGCTGAAATCAAAGGGGTTTTACCCGAAGCAGACCCTCATGCCTATCCTCACAATGGTCATAATGGGCATGCCCATCATCATGAAGAAAAACATGAAGCACCAACTCCCGAATTAGTAACCAAGAATGGAGGTCATTAA
- a CDS encoding cytochrome c3 family protein: MAQLFPRWTNRIPVFFVSGLLLTVGGLVFLFSMYASPKYLNVGYRPKQPVAYSHKLHAGDMAMDCRYCHTSVERSAVSNVPPTQTCMNCHKVVLPKSEKLLPVRESWESGKPIEWVRVHKVADYAYFNHSAHVTAGVGCASCHGNVAQMDEKGVMLSQPLSMGWCLDCHRNPDEHLRPVSEVTNMDWVIPANQKEFAAKVKSEKKIKPPVDCSGCHR, translated from the coding sequence ATGGCTCAGTTGTTTCCACGATGGACCAATCGAATCCCGGTTTTCTTTGTATCGGGTTTGTTATTAACCGTAGGTGGACTTGTTTTTCTATTCTCTATGTATGCATCTCCTAAGTACCTCAATGTTGGATATCGGCCTAAACAACCGGTAGCCTACAGCCACAAATTACATGCAGGAGATATGGCTATGGACTGCCGTTATTGCCATACTTCTGTTGAGCGATCGGCAGTTTCGAATGTTCCGCCGACACAAACATGTATGAATTGTCACAAAGTGGTTCTTCCAAAAAGTGAAAAGCTATTACCAGTCCGTGAAAGCTGGGAAAGTGGGAAGCCAATTGAATGGGTAAGGGTACATAAAGTTGCCGACTATGCCTATTTCAATCACAGTGCTCATGTTACTGCAGGGGTTGGTTGTGCTAGTTGTCACGGAAATGTGGCTCAAATGGATGAAAAAGGTGTAATGCTTTCGCAACCTCTTTCGATGGGCTGGTGTCTGGATTGTCATCGAAATCCTGATGAGCACTTAAGGCCGGTTTCGGAGGTTACCAATATGGATTGGGTGATTCCGGCCAACCAAAAAGAATTTGCCGCAAAGGTTAAAAGCGAAAAGAAAATTAAACCGCCGGTTGATTGCTCCGGCTGTCATAGATAA
- a CDS encoding heme o synthase: MQLEFAKELQEVTTEKGREPFFIEPKKRVAFAQIAKNYLLLTKPTIMILVVFSGAVALFLEGSILTEPIKCIAILLAVYLTGGSANALNQYFERDIDAKMSRTQNRRPLPQGLIAPNSALVFIISIGSVGILIFGVFFNWLSAFITLSTILFYGLFYTLYLKPNTPQNIVIGGAAGAMAPIGVWAAITGQVGVEAVLLFLIVFLWTPPHFWALALYCKDDYIKAGLPMLPVVKGDRETLKQMIYYTVILFIITIALAIVHQGFFFWASSVILGLIFIKKTIGGLKNTSVPYLRSLFGFSIIYLFSLFIALIADKLTQNLLRQISNNF; encoded by the coding sequence ATGCAGTTAGAATTCGCAAAAGAGTTACAAGAAGTAACAACCGAAAAGGGTCGAGAGCCTTTTTTTATTGAGCCTAAAAAAAGGGTGGCGTTTGCTCAAATCGCCAAAAATTATTTATTGCTTACAAAGCCAACCATTATGATTTTGGTGGTTTTTTCAGGAGCAGTTGCTTTGTTTCTTGAAGGATCCATCCTCACCGAACCCATTAAATGTATCGCAATCTTACTTGCTGTTTACCTAACTGGTGGCTCAGCAAATGCTCTTAATCAATATTTCGAAAGGGATATTGATGCAAAGATGAGCAGAACGCAAAACAGAAGGCCGCTTCCACAAGGTCTAATTGCTCCGAATTCAGCGCTTGTTTTTATAATATCAATCGGCTCGGTCGGAATCCTTATCTTTGGAGTATTCTTCAATTGGTTAAGTGCATTTATTACTCTTTCTACCATTCTTTTCTACGGTTTATTCTATACCCTATATCTTAAACCAAACACTCCACAAAATATTGTCATTGGCGGGGCTGCAGGTGCAATGGCACCAATCGGTGTGTGGGCTGCAATAACCGGACAAGTTGGTGTTGAAGCAGTCCTTCTCTTTCTGATTGTTTTTTTATGGACACCACCTCATTTCTGGGCTTTGGCATTGTATTGTAAAGATGATTACATCAAGGCAGGGTTGCCAATGTTGCCGGTTGTCAAAGGGGATCGCGAAACTCTTAAGCAAATGATTTATTACACTGTCATTCTATTTATTATAACTATTGCCTTGGCGATTGTTCATCAGGGATTTTTCTTTTGGGCATCCTCTGTGATACTTGGTTTAATATTCATTAAAAAAACCATCGGTGGTCTCAAAAACACGTCTGTTCCTTATCTGAGATCATTATTCGGGTTTTCAATCATTTATCTCTTCAGTCTATTTATCGCTCTTATCGCCGATAAGCTTACGCAAAACCTTTTACGGCAAATCAGTAATAATTTTTGA